GGGTGACGCGGGCGCGCTGCTGAAGCAGCACGCGCATGCGCTGCAGGACGCGGGTGCCGCGATGCTGGTGCTCGAGATGGTGCCGGCCGCGCTTGCCGCCGAGCTCACCACCGAGCTGAGGCACTGCGCCACCATCGGCATCGGCGCGGGCAAGGCCACCGCCGGCCAGGTGCTGGTGTTGCACGACATGCTGGGCATCAACCTCGGGAAGATGCCGAAGTTCGTGCGCAACTTCATGGCCGACGCGCCGGGCGTGCTGCCCGCGCTCAAGGCCTACGTGCAGGCCGTCAAGGACGGCAGCTTTCCCGACGATCAACTCCACGCCTGGTAAGGACCGATCTCCATGCACATCGCACACACCATCGCCGAACTGCGCGACCATCTCTCGGCTTTCAAGCGCCCCGCTTTCGTCCCGACCATGGGCAACCTGCACGACGGCCATATCGCGCTGATCACGCAGGCCAAGCCGCTCGGCGACGTGACGGTAGCGAGCATCTTCGTCAACCGCCTGCAGTTCCTGCCGCACGAAGACTTCGACACCTACCCGCGCACCTGGGAAAGCGATTGCGCCAGGCTGCGCGACGCCGGCTGCGACGTGCTGTTCGCGCCCGACGAGAAGGCGCTCTACCCCGAGCCGCAGACCTGCAAGGTGCACCCCGATCCGGCGCTCGCCGACATCCTCGAAGGCCACTTTCGCCCCGGCTTCTTCATCGGCGTGTGCACGGTGGTGATGAAGCTCTTCACCTGCGTGCAGCCGCGTGTGGCGGTGTTCGGCAAGAAGGACTACCAGCAGCTGATGATGATCCGCCACATGGTGCGGCAGTTCGCGCTGCCCATCGAGATCGTGGGCAGCGAGACCTTCCGCGCCGACGACGGGCTCGCGCTCTCGTCGCGCAACGGCTACTTGAACGAGACCGAGCGTGCGGAAGCGGTGCAGCTGTCGAAGGCACTGAAGGCGATGGCCGCGGCGGTGCAAGCGGGCGAGCGCGATCTGGCCGCGATCGAAGCGCGGGCAATGCAGACACTCACGCAGCGCGGCTGGCAGCCGGACTATCTGGTGCTGCGGCGCCGCGCCGACCTTCAGGCGCCCTCCTTCGGCCTGCACGGCGAACCGCTGGTGGCGCTGGCCGCGGCACGGCTGGGAAGCACGCGACTGATCGACAACCTCGAGATCGAGGTGCTGGCTGCATGACCTACAGCGTCAAGGAAATCTTCTACACGCTGCAAGGCGAAGGCGGCCAGGCGGGCATGCCGGCCGTGTTCTGCCGCTTTGCCGGGTGCAACCTCTGGACGGGGCGCGAGGAAGATCGCGCCAGTGCCGTCTGCCGTTTCTGCGACACCGATTTCGTCGGCACCGACGGCACGCTCGGCGGCAAGTTCAAGAGCGCCGACCAGCTCGCCGACACCATCGCCGCGCAGTGGCCTGCCAACGATGCCGAGCACCGGCTGGTGGTGCTGACCGGCGGCGAACCGCTGCTGCAGGTGGATGCGGTGCTGGTCGATGCGCTGCATGCGCGGCGCTTCCGCATCGCGGTCGAGAGCAACGGCACGGTCGCCGCGCCCGAAGGCATCGACTGGCTCTGCATCAGCCCCAAGGCCGGCGCGCCGTGGGTGCAGCAGCGCGGGCAGGAGCTCAAGCTGGTGTGGCCGCAGACCGCGTTCGACCTCGACACGATGGCGCGCACCGGCGAGTTCACGCACCGCTTCCTGCAACCCATGGACGGCCCCGACCGCGTGGCCAATACCGAACTCTGCATCGCC
This region of Variovorax sp. RKNM96 genomic DNA includes:
- the panC gene encoding pantoate--beta-alanine ligase; protein product: MHIAHTIAELRDHLSAFKRPAFVPTMGNLHDGHIALITQAKPLGDVTVASIFVNRLQFLPHEDFDTYPRTWESDCARLRDAGCDVLFAPDEKALYPEPQTCKVHPDPALADILEGHFRPGFFIGVCTVVMKLFTCVQPRVAVFGKKDYQQLMMIRHMVRQFALPIEIVGSETFRADDGLALSSRNGYLNETERAEAVQLSKALKAMAAAVQAGERDLAAIEARAMQTLTQRGWQPDYLVLRRRADLQAPSFGLHGEPLVALAAARLGSTRLIDNLEIEVLAA
- the queE gene encoding 7-carboxy-7-deazaguanine synthase, coding for MTYSVKEIFYTLQGEGGQAGMPAVFCRFAGCNLWTGREEDRASAVCRFCDTDFVGTDGTLGGKFKSADQLADTIAAQWPANDAEHRLVVLTGGEPLLQVDAVLVDALHARRFRIAVESNGTVAAPEGIDWLCISPKAGAPWVQQRGQELKLVWPQTAFDLDTMARTGEFTHRFLQPMDGPDRVANTELCIAECMRQPAWRLSVQTHKITGIR